One stretch of Chiloscyllium plagiosum isolate BGI_BamShark_2017 chromosome 17, ASM401019v2, whole genome shotgun sequence DNA includes these proteins:
- the LOC122558179 gene encoding sulfhydryl oxidase 1-like yields MSSCSARWLLLGDGEAPPAPPIPPCRRHAGGRRLGGEVARAGKRPLGKWRRAARGRHPPLGTAAFMAQPLCHGHTGRLYSSQEPVSILEADGVKGLLGNSSAAGVVEFYWSWGGPCVNYGATWKVLGPGGERTARDHKT; encoded by the exons ATGAGCAGTTGTAGCGCGAGGTGGCTGTTGCTTGGTGACGGTGAGGCTCCCCCGGCCCCGCCCATCCCCCCGTGCAGACGTCACGCGGGGGGAAGGCGGTTGGGAGGAGAAGTCGCCCGAGCGGGGAAGCGGCCGTTAGGAAAATGGCGCCGTGCGGCCCGGGGCAGACACCCGCCACTGGGCACCGCCGCCTTCATGGCGCAGCCGCTGTGTCACGGCCACACCGGCCGGCTGTACAGCAGCCAGGAGCCGGTGAGCATTCTGGAGGCGGATGGGGTAAAGGGCCTGCTTGGGAACTCGTCGGCCGCCGGGGTGGTGGAGTTCTACTGGTCGTGGGGCGGCCCCTGTGTCAACTATGGGGCCACCTGGAAGGTACTGGGCCCGGGAGGTGAAAG gacagcaagagaccacaagacatag